From the genome of Chloroflexota bacterium, one region includes:
- a CDS encoding type II toxin-antitoxin system VapC family toxin — translation MIFVDTSVFIYAVGKPHPLQSPAQQFFDESLRNRKRLSTSAEVVQELMHVYLRMKRPHTLDSALELMEKAGIEVWPLEEADIILARQLHDRLPALSARDLCHLASCRRRGVREIMTFDQALAAAGAKLAGKTV, via the coding sequence GTGATCTTCGTCGACACCAGCGTCTTCATATATGCGGTCGGGAAGCCGCATCCGCTGCAATCTCCCGCCCAGCAGTTCTTTGACGAGTCGCTGCGCAACCGCAAGCGGCTATCTACTTCGGCCGAGGTCGTCCAAGAGCTGATGCATGTCTATCTGCGGATGAAACGACCGCACACCTTGGACTCAGCGTTGGAACTCATGGAAAAGGCCGGCATTGAGGTGTGGCCCTTGGAAGAGGCGGACATCATCCTCGCCCGCCAGCTCCATGACCGGCTGCCCGCCCTGAGCGCCAGAGACCTTTGCCATCTTGCGAGCTGCAGGCGGCGTGGCGTGCGAGAGATCATGACCTTCGACCAGGCCCTCGCCGCCGCCGGGGCGAAGCTTGCCGGGAAGACCGTCTGA
- a CDS encoding antitoxin: MARVQLIIPDEDRERFVRQARREGLTFSAWLRAAARERLEARQRTDRFASSEDLRRFFDTCAAREGPGVEPDWHEHLQTLHESKTDGLPSV; encoded by the coding sequence GTGGCGAGGGTTCAGCTCATCATTCCGGACGAGGACCGCGAACGCTTCGTCCGCCAGGCCCGCCGGGAGGGCTTGACCTTCAGCGCGTGGCTCAGGGCCGCCGCGCGTGAGCGGCTCGAGGCGCGGCAACGCACGGACCGGTTCGCGTCGTCGGAGGACCTGCGGCGGTTCTTCGACACCTGCGCGGCGCGTGAAGGGCCCGGCGTGGAACCGGATTGGCACGAGCACCTCCAGACACTCCACGAATCGAAGACCGACGGCTTGCCCAGCGTGTGA